Within Gilvibacter sp. SZ-19, the genomic segment CATACCATTGTTTAAACGCGGCATTGTAAAACCCGGTGAGCAATACTACTCGCTCAACCCCAGCTTTGGCTGCCTGTTTGATCAGATAGTCCAAAACGGGACGCTTGTCTCCCTCTAAGACTATCAGACATTTTGCACTGGCATTAGCAGCGGCTACCTCCGCAGCAGTAACATTAGCACTAGCTTGTGAGCTTTTCATTCTAGTGGATGCGCCTCCGGCTAAGATGATCAGGGTTTTCATTCGGCCAATTCTTTTGCTCCTTCGGAGATCATTGCTTCGAAAGCTACCGCAGCACCTGCTGCATTGAGAGCGGACAGGATTTCGTCCTTCTTTGCCTGTGGAGCTATGCAAGCTATACATCCTCCGCCACCTGAACCAACGATCTTACAGCCAAATGCTCCAGCATCCATGGCCGCATTTACTAGCGCGTCGATCTCCGGTGTGGTGATATTCAAAAAATCGCGTAATACTTTATGGTGTTCGTACATTAAAGCGCCCAAGAATGATGGGTCTGCAGTACCCAAGCGAATGCCTTTTACAGCTTCGAGCGTCAAAGTGTGGTTTCGTACCGCTGCTTCGAACAATAATCCTTGTTCTTCATCCAAGAATTTAAGATACTGTCCGAGTTCTCCGAGGCCTACTTTGGCAATTTCTAAGTCAGGGTATTGCTGGGTAACTTTTGCTATGGCCGCATGAGTTCGCTCATTAAGCGTTCGCAAGCCATCTAGTGTTTCTTTGGGAATACCTGAGTTGGCAACCAGAAGAGCATCTGTAGGAAATATTAGAGACTCATAGCTGAGATCTCTACTGGTATCTATATAAACTGTGTTGCCAATGGCAGCCGTATATTGATCCATTTTACCGCCGGCTTCTTTGTGCAGCACACATTCCGCCTCATACCCCATCTGGCCGATCTCTACAGCAGTATAATCATTTAATCTGCTGCTGAGCTTTAACAATAAAGTGATCCAGGCAACTACAAAGGCCGAAGAACTGCTCAAGCCTGCGTTGATAGGGATATTTCCGTAGACCTCAATATCGTAGCCAGACTCTAGTTGTATTCCGCGCTGTTGTAGTAAATACAGGCTAGATAGGATATAATCTCTCGGGCCAAAATTATTGTACTGCTGATCTAAGTTCACCGAGCGTTTTTCGTTTAGATCGATGAAGTCAAAACGGAGCGTATTACTCGAGTTTGGCAACGCATTGAACTCGATATACCTATCTATCGCGCAGGCAATGACAGGTAAACCTAAATAATCCTGGTGGTCACCAAAAAGACAGATCCGTGCCGGGGCTTTTATTCGGGTCATAAGCTATTTAGAAAAGGTCACTGTTCCAGTTCCACGGCTTGCGCTTTACCCAATTCCCGCGTGTAAAGTCAGGGAATTCCTGAGCTTCTCCATTGGCAGCAATGGAGGCTTCAGATAGCGGTGTCACCGCGCTCCAAGCCGCAGCGTCATAAACATCTAAAGGAGGAGCTACATTGCGTTTGGCCGATTCTACAAAGGCATTTAGCACAAAGAAGTCCATGCCCCCGTGTCCGGAACCAGTGGCGCGCTCCGCAAAGCGTTTCCAAAGTGGATGATCGTACTTGTCTAACCAAGGTTGGGCTTCATCCCAGCGGTGTGGCTCGGATTTTCCTTCTATATAGATTCTACGACCGTCAACTTCCCACAGTCCTTCGCTACCTTGAACTCTATAGCCAAGGGAATAAGGTCGCGGGGAATTGCAATCGTGAGTCACAATAATGGTCTCCCCGTTGGAAGTGCTAATCATGGAAGTGATTACATCTCCTTGCTTCCATTTTAGCTTGGCGTTGGGATGATCAGCTCCGCCTACATCTACTATATATTTGTTCAAGCCAACGGCTTTTGAGGCCATAGAAGAGATAGAAACAAAACGATTCCCGCGATTAATGTCACACATGTTGGCAACAGGACCTAAGCCGTGGGTGGGGTAAACATCGGCATTGCGAAGCAAACTGTGCCTTGTCCTCCAGGCAGACTCAGAAATACCTTTTTCACCAAACTCAGCACCTTTTCCATAAGCTGTTTTACCGTCGTTGAATTTTACAAAACGCAGGTCATGCTGGTATCCGCAGCGAAAGTGCAACAATTCTCCAAAGACATTTTGTTTTACCATATTCAATACCGCCATCACATCGCGGCGGTAGCAAACGTTTTCTAAGATCATCAAATGAGATCCGGTCTCTTCGTGTATGTTCACCAGATCCCAACACTCTTCCATAGTGTTAGCAGCAGAAACCTCCAGCCCAACATATTTACCTGCTTTCATAGCGTCTTTGGCCATACGCGCATGCCAAAGCCATGGCGTAGATATGATCACAGCGTCTATATTATCTAGTGCAAGTAAATTCTTGTAGTCGAGTTCGTTTGCAGTAAACTGTTTTACAGCCTTGTGTTTGTGTTTTTTGAGCAGCTCTTTTACTACGGGCATTCTGCGCGTATCAATATCGCAAACGGCTACGATCTCCACATCATCTCTATATAGCAGGTTTTGTAAATGATTGGTACCTCGAAGACCAACGCCAATTAAGCCTACCCGCAACTTTTCTGTTAGCGGTTTTATGTCTTGAGCAAATGCGAAGGCCGGGCTTAAGGCCAATCCTGTACCAATTAAGGCAGACTGTTTTACAAATTCTCTACGGCTACTCATAAAAAAGGGTTTTAAACAAAGTTAACCATAAATCATTGTGTGTTGTAAGTCCTTCTGAATTCATCCGTCTAAAACAGATAACTAACCGAGGTCAACACCATAGTGCTGGCCTAAACACTACAAAAATATTCGCTATGAAGACGCTTTGGTTCTTTGAAGAGGTCAATCTGTTCTCCATGCTTTGTCCCCATAAGTTCAAGGCATATAAGCAAGATCAC encodes:
- a CDS encoding Gfo/Idh/MocA family protein produces the protein MSSRREFVKQSALIGTGLALSPAFAFAQDIKPLTEKLRVGLIGVGLRGTNHLQNLLYRDDVEIVAVCDIDTRRMPVVKELLKKHKHKAVKQFTANELDYKNLLALDNIDAVIISTPWLWHARMAKDAMKAGKYVGLEVSAANTMEECWDLVNIHEETGSHLMILENVCYRRDVMAVLNMVKQNVFGELLHFRCGYQHDLRFVKFNDGKTAYGKGAEFGEKGISESAWRTRHSLLRNADVYPTHGLGPVANMCDINRGNRFVSISSMASKAVGLNKYIVDVGGADHPNAKLKWKQGDVITSMISTSNGETIIVTHDCNSPRPYSLGYRVQGSEGLWEVDGRRIYIEGKSEPHRWDEAQPWLDKYDHPLWKRFAERATGSGHGGMDFFVLNAFVESAKRNVAPPLDVYDAAAWSAVTPLSEASIAANGEAQEFPDFTRGNWVKRKPWNWNSDLF
- a CDS encoding galactokinase family protein, producing MTRIKAPARICLFGDHQDYLGLPVIACAIDRYIEFNALPNSSNTLRFDFIDLNEKRSVNLDQQYNNFGPRDYILSSLYLLQQRGIQLESGYDIEVYGNIPINAGLSSSSAFVVAWITLLLKLSSRLNDYTAVEIGQMGYEAECVLHKEAGGKMDQYTAAIGNTVYIDTSRDLSYESLIFPTDALLVANSGIPKETLDGLRTLNERTHAAIAKVTQQYPDLEIAKVGLGELGQYLKFLDEEQGLLFEAAVRNHTLTLEAVKGIRLGTADPSFLGALMYEHHKVLRDFLNITTPEIDALVNAAMDAGAFGCKIVGSGGGGCIACIAPQAKKDEILSALNAAGAAVAFEAMISEGAKELAE